One part of the Aspergillus luchuensis IFO 4308 DNA, chromosome 5, nearly complete sequence genome encodes these proteins:
- a CDS encoding telomere maintenance SDE2 family protein (COG:S;~EggNog:ENOG410PGT0;~InterPro:IPR024974;~PFAM:PF13019) — MASQNVNVLLSTFPGLSLPSTLSFALPSSSSVADLTDKIASYLPPSLPLNRLVLTTTSNKQLLPSSESIASYLISTNDNLATTSILPLRLSAPLCGGKGGFGSQLRAAGGRMSSKRKRNQGDDNGSSRNLDGRRLRTVNEAKALAEYLALKPEMDKKEKEERRRRWQAVVEAAEKRQEELKNGGGKQKIDGQWMEDKDEMNEKAREAVLMAMKDGMWTDNLRDTILGGSSTSASPSEGSGQETPSSSEEESDDEQEMEDAPGPSSAEPVRNAAPRRYIGFDEDDEFMSDSEEEEEAEDPKGKGKAKA; from the coding sequence ATGGCGTCCCAAAACGTCAACGTCCTATTGTCGACCTTTCCCGGTCTCTCACTTCCATCAACACTCTCCTTCGcgctaccatcatcatccagcgtCGCTGACCTGACGGACAAAATCGCCTCATACCTGCCTCCTTCTCTGCCACTCAATCGTCTGGTCTTGACAACAACCAGCAACAAGCAACTTCTCCCTTCATCCGAATCCATCGCATCCTACCTCATCAGCACCAATGACAACCTCGCCACaacctccatcctccccctccgcctcaGCGCCCCCCTATGCGGTGGTAAGGGAGGTTTCGGATCCCAGCTCCGTGCCGCCGGTGGGCGCATGTCcagcaagcgcaagcgcaacCAAGGCGACGACAATGGATCCAGCCGCAACCTCGATGGCCGTCGTCTACGCACAGTCAACGAAGCCAAGGCATTGGCCGAGTACCTCGCTCTCAAGCCGGAgatggacaagaaggagaaggaggagcgtCGGCGCCGGTGGCAGGCTGTTGTTGAAGCGGCGGAGAAACGTCAAGAGGAGTTGAAGAACGGAGGTGGCAAGCAGAAGATTGATGGTCAGTGGATGGAGGacaaggatgagatgaatgAGAAGGCGAGAGAGGCGGTTCTTATGGCTATGAAGGATGGTATGTGGACGGATAACTTGCGCGATACAATTCTGGGCGGATCAAGCACAAGTGCTAGCCCGAGTGAGGGAAGTGGTCAGGAGACGCCCTCTAGCTCTGAGGAGGAAAGTGATGAtgagcaggagatggaggatgcgCCTGGACCGTCGTCGGCTGAACCGGTTCGCAACGCGGCACCTCGCCGGTATATTGGctttgatgaggatgatgagtttATGAGTGactcggaggaagaggaggaggctgaAGATCctaaggggaagggaaaagcgAAAGCTTGA